In one Anaerobaca lacustris genomic region, the following are encoded:
- a CDS encoding STAS domain-containing protein, whose protein sequence is MGIQQWSEDVILVNLPRRLQEHDELQSVIDMAHKRGDSDVVVDFSSVDVVGCTTLTWLLELRQLLQDRGHTLVLCSVAPATKGIFTVARLDEVFGFVEDRFAALAHFQTIG, encoded by the coding sequence ATGGGCATCCAACAATGGTCAGAAGATGTCATCCTCGTGAATCTACCTCGGAGACTGCAGGAACACGATGAGTTGCAGAGCGTCATCGACATGGCGCACAAACGGGGTGACAGTGACGTGGTCGTTGATTTTTCAAGTGTTGACGTTGTGGGCTGCACAACGCTCACTTGGCTCCTTGAATTGCGGCAGTTGCTGCAGGATCGTGGACACACGCTGGTCCTCTGCAGTGTCGCTCCAGCAACAAAGGGTATCTTCACAGTTGCTCGACTTGACGAAGTATTTGGCTTCGTCGAAGATAGGTTCGCTGCCTTAGCTCATTTTCAGACAATTGGGTGA